Proteins from a genomic interval of Streptomyces sp. SID8374:
- a CDS encoding DUF5941 domain-containing protein: protein MLSAVDAGDAAALLAAVPAGRRVALVDPRFVGHVHALRLGLTDPRFAAATVPGALTAQPEARGALLRALHRTTAAVGAGAPVVDPETDPAPEDRTVPGRIAVALEAEGTAVQRPALGSLVATVPTDAGQEAAAAAEVAAVDDEAVRLRSAVKAHDGFFTTFCISPYSRYIARWCARRNLTPNQVTTASLITALIAAGSAATGTRGGYIAAGILLLVSFVLDCTDGQLARYSLQYSTMGAWLDATFDRAKEYAYYAGLAIGAVRGGDDVWVLALGAMVLQACRHVVDFSFNEANHDAVANTSPTAALSGKLDSVGWTVWARRMIVLPIGERWAMIAVLTAFTTPRIVFYALLVGCALAACYTTAGRLLRSLTRKASRTDRAAQALADLADSGPLAQGVAAVAPGLRGAFTAPAVALLGTLVMVGAALLLPYGSWLTVAAAAVYVVLSGLAVARPLKGALDWLVPPFFRAAEYVTILVLAARSDVPHAVPAAFGLVSAVAYHHYDTVYRIRGGTGAPPQWLVRTIGGHEGRTALVAVLAAVLTHASGFTTALTALAVAVALVVLVESIRFWVSSSAPAVHDEGELA, encoded by the coding sequence GTGCTCAGCGCCGTCGACGCCGGTGACGCCGCAGCACTCCTCGCCGCCGTCCCGGCCGGCCGCCGGGTCGCCCTCGTCGACCCGCGCTTCGTGGGCCATGTCCACGCGCTGCGGCTCGGCCTGACCGACCCGCGCTTCGCCGCCGCCACCGTCCCCGGTGCCCTCACCGCGCAGCCCGAGGCCCGCGGGGCCCTGCTCCGCGCGCTGCACCGCACCACGGCCGCCGTCGGCGCGGGCGCCCCCGTCGTCGACCCGGAGACCGACCCGGCACCCGAGGACCGCACCGTCCCCGGCCGCATCGCCGTCGCGCTGGAGGCCGAGGGCACCGCTGTACAGCGCCCCGCCCTCGGCTCGCTCGTCGCGACCGTGCCCACCGACGCCGGGCAGGAGGCCGCCGCCGCGGCCGAGGTCGCCGCCGTCGACGACGAGGCGGTACGGCTGCGCAGCGCGGTCAAGGCCCACGACGGGTTCTTCACCACGTTCTGCATCAGCCCCTACTCCCGCTACATCGCCCGCTGGTGCGCCCGCCGCAACCTCACCCCGAACCAGGTCACCACCGCGTCCCTGATCACCGCGCTCATCGCGGCGGGCAGCGCGGCCACCGGCACCCGGGGCGGCTACATCGCCGCCGGGATCCTGCTCCTGGTCTCCTTCGTGCTGGACTGCACCGACGGGCAGCTCGCCCGCTACTCGCTCCAGTACTCGACGATGGGCGCCTGGCTGGACGCCACCTTCGACCGGGCCAAGGAGTACGCGTACTACGCGGGCCTCGCCATCGGTGCCGTACGCGGCGGCGACGACGTATGGGTCCTGGCGCTCGGTGCGATGGTCCTCCAGGCCTGCCGCCATGTCGTGGACTTCTCGTTCAACGAGGCCAACCACGACGCGGTCGCCAACACCAGCCCCACCGCCGCCCTCTCCGGCAAGCTGGACAGCGTCGGCTGGACGGTCTGGGCGCGCCGGATGATCGTGCTGCCGATCGGCGAGCGCTGGGCCATGATCGCGGTGCTCACCGCGTTCACCACCCCCCGTATCGTCTTCTACGCCCTGCTCGTCGGCTGCGCGCTGGCCGCCTGCTACACCACCGCCGGCCGCCTCCTGCGCTCGCTGACCCGCAAGGCCAGCCGCACCGACCGGGCCGCCCAGGCCCTGGCGGACCTCGCCGACTCCGGCCCGCTCGCCCAGGGTGTCGCGGCGGTCGCACCGGGACTGCGGGGCGCGTTCACGGCCCCGGCCGTCGCCCTGCTCGGCACCCTCGTGATGGTCGGCGCCGCGCTCCTCCTCCCGTACGGCAGCTGGCTCACCGTCGCAGCGGCGGCCGTGTACGTGGTCCTCTCCGGCCTCGCCGTCGCCCGCCCGCTCAAGGGCGCCCTCGACTGGCTGGTGCCGCCGTTCTTCCGGGCCGCGGAGTACGTCACGATCCTCGTGCTGGCCGCCCGCAGCGACGTACCGCACGCCGTTCCGGCGGCCTTCGGGCTGGTTTCGGCCGTCGCCTACCATCACTACGACACGGTGTACCGCATCCGCGGAGGCACCGGCGCGCCGCCCCAGTGGCTGGTGCGGACGATCGGTGGACACGAGGGCCGCACCGCGCTGGTGGCCGTCCTCGCCGCCGTACTCACCCACGCCTCAGGTTTCACCACGGCCCTCACCGCCCTCGCGGTGGCCGTGGCTCTGGTGGTGCTCGTGGAGTCCATCCGCTTCTGGGTGTCCTCCTCGGCCCCCGCCGTACACGACGAAGGAGAACTCGCATGA
- a CDS encoding cation diffusion facilitator family transporter — protein MGAGHDHGHTHGGPPPTGTAAAAYRGRLRVALGITLSVMVMEIVGGVLSDSLALIADAAHMATDALGLGMALLAIHFANRPAGPNRTFGFARAEILAALANCLLLLGVGGFLIFEAVDRFITPAETKGGLAIMFAAVGLVANIVSLSLLMRGQKESLNVRGAYLEVLADTLGSVAVIVSAAIIMGTGWQAADPIASLVIGLMIVPRTVKLLRETLNVLLEAAPKGVDMAEVRAHITALPGVLGVHDLHAWTITSGMPVLSAHVVVRQEMLDSIGHEKVLHELQGCLGDHFDVEHCTFQLEPSGHAEHEAHLCH, from the coding sequence ATGGGGGCTGGCCACGATCACGGGCATACGCACGGCGGGCCGCCTCCGACCGGCACGGCGGCCGCCGCGTACCGGGGCAGGCTCCGGGTGGCCCTGGGCATCACGCTGAGCGTGATGGTCATGGAGATCGTCGGCGGGGTGCTCTCCGACTCGCTGGCCCTGATCGCGGACGCCGCCCATATGGCCACCGACGCCCTGGGGCTCGGGATGGCGCTGCTGGCCATCCACTTCGCCAACCGGCCGGCCGGGCCGAACCGCACCTTCGGCTTCGCCCGCGCCGAGATCCTGGCGGCGCTGGCCAACTGTCTGCTGCTGCTGGGCGTCGGCGGCTTCCTGATCTTCGAGGCGGTCGACCGGTTCATCACCCCGGCGGAGACCAAGGGCGGCCTCGCCATCATGTTCGCCGCGGTCGGCCTGGTGGCCAACATCGTCTCCCTCTCTCTGCTGATGCGTGGGCAGAAGGAGAGCCTGAATGTGCGCGGCGCCTATCTGGAAGTGCTGGCGGACACCCTGGGCTCGGTCGCGGTGATCGTCTCGGCGGCCATCATCATGGGGACCGGCTGGCAGGCCGCCGACCCGATCGCCTCGCTGGTGATCGGCCTGATGATCGTCCCCCGGACGGTGAAGCTGCTGCGGGAGACCCTGAACGTGCTGCTGGAGGCGGCCCCCAAGGGCGTGGACATGGCGGAGGTACGGGCCCACATCACGGCGCTGCCCGGTGTCCTGGGCGTCCACGACCTGCACGCCTGGACGATCACCTCGGGGATGCCGGTGCTCTCCGCCCATGTGGTGGTGCGCCAGGAGATGCTGGACTCGATAGGGCACGAGAAGGTGCTGCACGAGTTGCAGGGCTGCCTCGGGGACCACTTCGACGTGGAGCACTGCACCTTCCAGCTCGAGCCGAGCGGCCACGCGGAGCACGAGGCGCATCTGTGCCACTGA
- the idi gene encoding isopentenyl-diphosphate Delta-isomerase, with the protein MPTTPATATHSSSNGTAEAIMLELVDENGTTIGTAEKLAAHQAPGQLHRAFSVFLFDEQGRLLLQRRALGKYHSPGVWSNTCCGHPYPGEAPFAAAARRTYEELGIAPSLLAEAGTVRYNHPDPASGLVEQEFNHLFVGMAQEALKPDPEEVGDTAFVTAAELAERHARAPFSAWFMTVLDAARPAIRELTGPSAGW; encoded by the coding sequence ATGCCGACCACACCAGCCACCGCGACGCACAGCTCGTCGAACGGCACCGCAGAAGCGATCATGCTCGAACTGGTCGACGAGAACGGCACCACCATCGGCACCGCGGAGAAGCTGGCGGCCCACCAGGCCCCCGGGCAGCTGCACCGCGCGTTCTCCGTCTTCCTCTTCGACGAGCAGGGACGGCTGCTGCTCCAGCGCAGGGCGCTCGGCAAGTACCACTCCCCCGGTGTCTGGTCGAACACCTGCTGCGGCCACCCCTACCCGGGCGAGGCCCCCTTCGCGGCCGCCGCGCGGCGTACGTACGAGGAGCTGGGGATCGCGCCCTCGCTGCTCGCCGAGGCGGGCACGGTCCGCTACAACCACCCGGACCCGGCCTCGGGCCTGGTGGAGCAGGAGTTCAACCACCTGTTCGTGGGGATGGCGCAGGAGGCGCTGAAGCCGGACCCGGAGGAGGTCGGCGATACGGCCTTCGTGACGGCGGCGGAGCTGGCGGAGCGGCATGCGCGGGCGCCGTTCTCGGCGTGGTTCATGACGGTGCTGGACGCGGCGCGTCCGGCGATCCGCGAGCTGACGGGTCCGTCCGCGGGCTGGTGA
- a CDS encoding ATP-binding protein, whose product MESPGSAPAEPVSYEGVWRFTAPAVDVSVPQARHAVRDLLGRQGVPIEDDILQGLLLIVSELVTNAVKHAALLSPELAVEVAIGADWVRVSVEDSHPYRPTALETDYAQTGGRGLLLVKEITAEAGGTCDVEHTASGGKTIWAALPLKTQL is encoded by the coding sequence ATGGAGAGCCCCGGGAGTGCCCCTGCCGAACCCGTGTCGTACGAGGGGGTGTGGCGCTTCACCGCCCCCGCCGTCGACGTGTCCGTGCCCCAGGCCCGGCACGCCGTACGCGACCTCCTCGGCCGCCAGGGCGTGCCGATCGAGGACGACATCCTCCAGGGACTGCTGCTGATCGTCTCGGAGCTGGTCACCAACGCGGTCAAGCACGCGGCGCTGCTCTCGCCGGAACTGGCGGTCGAGGTGGCCATCGGCGCCGACTGGGTCAGGGTCTCCGTCGAGGACAGCCACCCCTACCGGCCCACCGCGCTGGAGACGGACTACGCGCAGACGGGCGGCCGCGGGCTCCTGCTGGTCAAGGAGATCACCGCCGAGGCCGGCGGGACCTGCGACGTGGAGCACACCGCGAGCGGCGGCAAGACCATCTGGGCGGCGCTGCCGTTGAAGACGCAGCTCTGA
- a CDS encoding DUF308 domain-containing protein, producing MNGPTAEGRKHGRGTKGGKHGTTAEGRKLTRSFSWLALLGTLLVIAGIVGLIYTGVATLTSMLLFGWLLLIGGLVGLAHAIESRGTNYFWLGVVVAALNLAAGVVVIRHPEGTAEALTMFAALLFLTGGVFRLVGSVVVRGPQMGWTLLQGAFGLLLGLLVLFDWPHSSLYVLGVFFSLALLFDGLGLIAIGVGGRRIVSMVSDRLEESGPATDSPPQAPGDGRK from the coding sequence ATGAACGGACCCACCGCCGAAGGCCGGAAGCACGGACGCGGCACCAAGGGCGGGAAGCACGGAACCACCGCCGAGGGCAGAAAGCTCACCCGAAGTTTCAGCTGGCTCGCCCTGCTCGGCACGCTGCTGGTGATCGCCGGGATCGTCGGCCTCATCTACACCGGCGTCGCCACCCTCACCTCGATGCTGCTCTTCGGCTGGCTGCTGCTGATCGGCGGTCTCGTCGGTCTGGCGCACGCGATCGAGTCACGCGGCACCAACTACTTCTGGCTCGGCGTCGTGGTCGCCGCCCTGAACCTGGCCGCCGGTGTCGTGGTGATCCGCCACCCGGAGGGCACCGCCGAGGCGCTGACCATGTTCGCCGCGCTGCTCTTCCTGACGGGCGGGGTGTTCCGGCTGGTCGGCAGCGTCGTCGTCCGGGGGCCGCAGATGGGGTGGACGCTGCTCCAGGGCGCCTTCGGGCTGCTGCTGGGCCTGCTGGTGCTGTTCGACTGGCCGCACAGCAGCCTGTACGTGCTCGGCGTCTTCTTCTCGCTGGCCCTGCTCTTCGACGGCCTCGGCCTCATCGCCATCGGGGTCGGCGGCAGGCGTATCGTCAGCATGGTCTCGGACCGGCTCGAAGAATCCGGCCCGGCTACGGACAGTCCGCCCCAGGCCCCGGGAGACGGGCGGAAGTAG
- the galE gene encoding UDP-glucose 4-epimerase GalE, with protein MTWLITGGAGYIGAHVARAMVAAGERVVVVDDGSTGVADRLPEAVTLVKGSASDRALLDRVLADHAVSGVVHLAAKKQVGESVEKPLLYYRENIAGLGVLLEAVVAAGVRRFVFSSSAAVYGVPDVELITEETPCLPINPYGETKLAGEWLVRATGKAHGISTACLRYFNVAGAGEPELADTGIFNIVPMVFDRLTRGEAPRIFGDDYPTPDGTCIRDYIHVADLAEAHLAAARKLAVLEGGDLTLNVGRGEGVSVRELIDVILDVTGYAVEPVVEGRRPGDAAKAVASDARMVEALGWTARRDVRSMVESAWEGWRLRRPEVRT; from the coding sequence ATGACATGGCTGATCACAGGCGGGGCGGGATACATCGGGGCACACGTGGCGCGGGCCATGGTCGCGGCGGGTGAGCGGGTCGTGGTGGTCGACGACGGCTCCACGGGCGTCGCCGACCGGCTGCCGGAGGCCGTCACGCTGGTGAAGGGCTCGGCCTCGGACCGGGCTCTGCTGGACCGGGTGCTGGCCGACCACGCGGTGAGCGGTGTGGTGCATCTCGCGGCGAAGAAGCAGGTCGGCGAGTCCGTGGAGAAGCCCCTGCTGTACTACCGGGAGAACATCGCCGGGCTGGGCGTGCTGCTGGAGGCCGTGGTCGCGGCGGGTGTGCGGCGCTTCGTCTTCTCGTCGTCGGCGGCCGTCTACGGCGTACCGGATGTGGAGCTCATCACCGAGGAGACGCCGTGCCTGCCGATCAACCCGTACGGCGAGACCAAGCTCGCCGGGGAGTGGCTGGTGCGGGCGACGGGGAAGGCGCACGGGATCTCCACCGCCTGTCTGCGGTACTTCAACGTGGCGGGGGCGGGCGAGCCCGAGCTGGCGGACACCGGGATCTTCAACATCGTCCCGATGGTCTTCGACCGGCTGACGCGCGGTGAGGCGCCCCGGATCTTCGGTGACGACTACCCGACGCCCGACGGCACCTGCATCCGTGACTACATCCATGTCGCGGACCTGGCCGAGGCCCACCTCGCCGCCGCCCGGAAGCTGGCGGTGCTGGAGGGCGGCGATCTGACGCTGAACGTCGGCCGGGGCGAGGGCGTCTCGGTACGGGAGCTGATCGACGTGATCCTCGATGTCACGGGGTACGCGGTGGAGCCGGTGGTGGAGGGGCGCCGTCCGGGCGACGCGGCGAAGGCGGTGGCGTCGGACGCGCGGATGGTCGAGGCGCTGGGGTGGACGGCCCGCCGGGACGTGAGGTCGATGGTGGAGTCGGCCTGGGAGGGGTGGCGTCTGCGCCGTCCGGAGGTCCGTACCTGA
- a CDS encoding phosphocholine cytidylyltransferase family protein — MIGLVLAAGAGRRLRPYTDTLPKALVPVDGDKTVLDLTLANFAEVGLTEVAIVVGYRKEAVYARKAELEATYGLTLTLIDNDKAEEWNNAYSLWCARDVIKRGVILANGDTVHPVSVEKTLLDARGKGQKIILALDTEKSLADEEMKVITEEGKGVQRITKLMDPATATGEYIGVTLIEAEAAEELADALKTTFERDPDLYYEDGYQELVNRGFTVDVAPIGTVTWVEIDNHDDLKKGREIACQY, encoded by the coding sequence ATGATCGGCCTCGTACTGGCAGCCGGTGCAGGACGACGTCTGCGCCCCTACACGGACACGCTCCCCAAGGCGCTCGTCCCTGTCGACGGCGACAAGACGGTCCTCGACCTCACGCTGGCCAACTTCGCAGAGGTCGGACTCACCGAGGTCGCGATCGTCGTCGGCTACCGCAAGGAGGCCGTCTACGCGCGCAAGGCCGAGCTGGAGGCGACGTACGGCCTCACGCTCACGCTCATCGACAACGACAAGGCTGAGGAGTGGAACAACGCCTACTCCCTGTGGTGCGCCCGTGACGTCATCAAGCGCGGCGTGATCCTCGCCAACGGCGACACCGTCCACCCGGTCTCCGTCGAGAAGACCCTCCTGGACGCCCGCGGCAAGGGTCAGAAGATCATCCTCGCCCTGGACACCGAGAAGAGCCTCGCCGACGAGGAGATGAAGGTCATCACCGAGGAGGGCAAGGGCGTCCAGCGCATCACCAAGCTGATGGACCCGGCCACCGCGACCGGTGAGTACATCGGCGTCACCCTCATCGAGGCCGAGGCCGCCGAGGAGCTCGCCGACGCGCTGAAGACCACCTTCGAGCGCGACCCCGACCTCTACTACGAGGACGGCTACCAGGAGCTCGTCAACCGCGGCTTCACCGTCGACGTCGCCCCCATCGGCACCGTCACCTGGGTCGAGATCGACAACCACGACGACCTGAAGAAGGGCCGGGAGATCGCGTGCCAGTACTGA
- a CDS encoding enoyl-CoA hydratase-related protein, with translation MDRTEPQLLCSVDGGIATVVISHPAKRNAMTAAMWRSLPELLERLAADPAVRVLVLTGAGETFCAGADISTLRESAGDAQALAVSAEEALAAFPRPTLAAVRGYCVGGGSQLAAACDLRFAQEGALFGVTPAKLGIVYPSSSTRRLVALVGPATAKHLLFSGELIDTERALRTGLVDEVLPAGGLDERVAAYAGVLASRSQLTQAAAKEFAAGRQERDAYWAGQAQGSGDTAEGVAAFLERRVPHFTYTTGATR, from the coding sequence ATGGACCGTACGGAACCCCAGCTGCTCTGCTCCGTCGACGGCGGGATCGCCACCGTCGTGATCAGCCACCCCGCCAAGCGCAACGCCATGACCGCCGCGATGTGGCGGAGCCTGCCGGAGCTGCTGGAGCGGCTGGCCGCCGACCCGGCGGTCCGCGTGCTGGTGCTGACGGGCGCCGGCGAGACCTTCTGCGCCGGGGCCGACATCTCCACGCTGCGGGAGAGCGCCGGGGACGCCCAGGCGCTGGCGGTGTCGGCCGAGGAGGCGCTCGCCGCCTTCCCCCGGCCGACGCTCGCCGCCGTGCGCGGCTACTGCGTGGGCGGCGGCAGCCAGCTCGCCGCCGCCTGCGATCTGCGGTTCGCCCAGGAGGGCGCGCTGTTCGGCGTCACCCCCGCCAAGCTCGGCATCGTCTACCCGTCCTCCTCCACCCGGCGGCTGGTCGCCCTGGTCGGCCCGGCAACGGCGAAGCACCTGCTGTTCTCGGGCGAGCTGATCGACACGGAGAGGGCCCTGCGCACCGGTCTGGTCGACGAGGTGCTCCCCGCCGGCGGACTGGACGAACGGGTGGCGGCGTATGCCGGGGTGCTGGCCTCGCGCTCCCAGCTGACGCAGGCGGCGGCGAAGGAGTTCGCGGCGGGGCGGCAGGAGCGGGACGCGTACTGGGCCGGGCAGGCGCAGGGCAGCGGCGACACCGCGGAGGGGGTCGCCGCCTTCCTGGAGCGGCGTGTGCCGCACTTCACGTATACGACGGGCGCTACCCGGTGA